A single Vespula vulgaris chromosome 3, iyVesVulg1.1, whole genome shotgun sequence DNA region contains:
- the LOC127062680 gene encoding NADH dehydrogenase [ubiquinone] 1 subunit C2: protein MSNNPDIQWALDILTTEPDYQPSLWEKYGMMVGLPLTIFGGACLRNTLLNRPLYAGFQVHIVTTLAGFLVAYKLHEFTNNQFAKRDQMLRHYVTLHPEDFPKPERKKWSEVFEPWYPIR, encoded by the exons atgagTAATAATCCTGACATTCAATGGGCATTGGATATACTTACAACTGAGCCTGATTATCAACCTTCTCTTTGGGAAAAATATGGAATGATGGTTGGATTGCCATTAACAATTTTTGGAGGAGCATGTTTACGAAATACACTACTGAATAGACCTTTATATGCAg GTTTTCAGGTACATATCGTAACAACACTAGCAGGTTTTTTAGTAGCATATAAATTGCATGAGTTTACTAATAACCAGTTTGCAAAAAGAGATCAAATGCTTCGTCATTACGTTACGTTGCATCCAGAAGATTTTCCAAAGCCTG aACGTAAAAAATGGAGTGAAGTGTTCGAACCTTGGTATCCAATCCGTTAA
- the LOC127062679 gene encoding GMP reductase 1-like gives MPNIINDIKLDFKDVLLRPKRSTLKSRSDVDLYREITFRNSKQTYRGIPVMASNMDTVGTFEMARALSKHGLFTTIHKYYTADEWKDFAAENPECLKNVAASSGTGNEDFGRLSSIIAAVPQLSFICLDVANGYSQHFVEYVRKVRSQYPNHTIIAGNVVTGEMVEELILSGADVIKVGIGPGSVCTTRMKTGVGYPQLSAVIECADAAHGLKGHIISDGGCTCPGDLAKAFGAGADFVMAGGMFAGHDECEGEIINKDGKNYKLFYGMASSTAMKKHAGGVAEYRSSEGKTVEVAYKGLVENTVLDMLGGLRSACAYTGAERLRELPRRATFIRCTQQLNPMYGPP, from the exons atgccaaatataataaacgatataaaattagatttcAAAGATGTTCTATTACGACCAAAAAGGAGTACATTAAAAAGCAGATCAGAT gTTGATCTTTATAGAGAAATTACATTTCGTAATTCGAAACAAACTTATAGAGGCATACCTGTAATGGCTTCAAATATGGATACAGTAGGAACATTCGAGATGGCAAGGGCCTTATCCAag CATGGGCTTTTTACAactattcataaatattatacagcAGATGAATGGAAAGATTTTGCTGCAGAAAATCctgaatgtttaaaaaatgttgCTGCTAGTTCTGGTACAGGGAACGAAGATTTTGGAAGACTTTCAAGTATAATAGCTGCTGTACCACAACTATCATTTATATGTTTAGATGTTGCTAATGGATATTCACAACATTTTGTTGAGTATGTGAGAAAAGTGCGATCTCAATATCCGAACCATACTATAATT GCAGGAAATGTTGTAACAGGAGAAATGGTAGAAGAATTAATACTTTCGGGAGCTGATGTTATTAAAGTAGGAATTGGTCCAGGTTCTGTGTGTACTACAAGAATGAAAACAGGTGTTGGATATCCTCAGTTAAGTGCTGTGATTGAATGTGCAGATGCTGCACATGGTTTAAAAGGACATATAATCTCT gaTGGAGGTTGTACTTGTCCAGGTGATTTAGCAAAAGCTTTTGGCGCTGGTGCCGATTTTGTTATGGCTGGTGGCATGTTTGCTGGTCATGACGAATGTGAAGGTGAAATTATAAACaaagatggaaaaaattataaattgttttatgGTATGGCTTCTAGTACAGCTATGAAAAAACATGCTGGTGGTGTTGCTGAGTACAG ATCCTCGGAAGGAAAAACTGTGGAAGTAGCCTATAAGGGTTTAGTAGAAAATACAGTTTTAGATATGTTAGGAGGTCTACGATCTGCATGCGCTTATACAGGTGCGGAAAGATTACGTGAATTACCGAGACGTGCTACGTTCATTCGCTGTACGCAACAATTAAATCCTATGTATGGTCCACCATga
- the LOC127062674 gene encoding ribosomal RNA processing protein 1 homolog: MAIKKTQRHARAMQKGVRGSFKNIEKQKQEKKIKVKDKKALIIAQEIKFARLLACNDKKIRDKVLKSVKKWLTVRSKSSFELTEADFMRLWKGLFYCMWMSDKPLAQEELAESLSKIVHCLDSMSNVLLYTKSTLKTLAIEWFGIDQYRLDKFAMLVRRILRQTFKICHDKNWDIEWVQGLMEILEQLLLDKKFCLGFKMHVTELYWEEIAKVSCGNLPEDIVTILIKPFTAYLTTIEEERLIKHIMRHIFRYLIFQSNIGMDYKEKFEAWKQAGFPCGSIDVMQKIEESDEDSDEDSKILSEKELTDTTEKALDPRAGRVDVELPQINFNAKKIAELIKQYKFHPSSTTKSRRQIARLIEEFTEISEGRMPLGIKEIKVIDKDRSKTDPKKAALRLLKFDEELYSDSHRSKRKKKKNEQSDENSINESQSESTTLESNKELNKKKRVNQDLKYSSYESNETIESRLKNSKMTKVPALIINRSKNKQKKRNQLERGILKHKKNDMSTIVSNKVNKQKIGKTKSTLRIHEKNTTKNVIVHKLKKLKNNICGQWDVSDNIVPPISLTPIHTNVNENKTNNVCNTELNTSMSSDTNDATFDKQIEWLRPTLKKSIASTEHLQEQNKSINDSRLKKRVKIVLQRNTSQHTSDYIQQIRKSPAIPFDANKKPLVGVLKASPIPSPVNPFYKRHIK, translated from the exons atggcTATAAAAAAAACTCAACGGCATGCACGTGCAATGCAAAAAGGTGTACGaggttcgtttaaaaatattgagaaacaaaaacaagaaaagaaaattaaggtAAAGGATAAGAAAGCTTTGATTATTGcacaagaaattaaatttgcaCGGTTATTGGCATgtaatgataagaaaataagagataaagTTTTAAAAAGCGTCAAGAAATGGTTAACAGTACGTTCTAAAAGTTCATTTG AATTAACAGAAGCAGATTTTATGAGATTATGGAAAGGTTTATTTTACTGCATGTGGATGTCAGATAAACCGTTAGCTCAAGAAGAGTTAGCTGAATCCCTTAGTAAAATTGTACATTGTTTGGATTCGATGTCAAACGTATTATTGTATACTAAAAGTACTTTGAAAACTTTAGCGATAGAATGGTTTGGTATAGATCAATATAGATTGGATAAATTCGCAATG TTAGTGAGGAGAATATTACGACAAACTTTTAAAATATGTCATGATAAAAACTGGGATATTGAATGGGTACAAGGTTTAATGGAAATTTTAGAACAACTTTTattggataaaaaattttgtttaggTTTTAAAATGCATGTAACAGAATTATATTGGGAAGAAATTGCAAAG gTCAGCTGTGGAAATTTACCAGAAGATATTGTCACAATACTTATTAAGCCATTTACTGCCTATTTGACTacaatagaagaagaaagactaATTAAGCATATCATGAGACATATTTTTAgatatcttatttttcaatCCAATATTGGAAtggattataaagaaaaatttgaagcatggaaacaa gCAGGATTTCCTTGTGGTAGTATTGATGTTATgcaaaaaatagaagaatcaGATGAAGATAGCGATGAAGATAGTAAAATACTCTCTGAAAAAGAGTTAACAGACACCACGGAAAAAGCTTTAGATCCAAGAGCTGGTAGAGTGGACGTTGAACTGCcacaaatcaattttaatgCTAAAAAAATAGCTGAGTTAATCaaacaatataaatttcatccATCATCAACAACAAAATCGCGAAGACAAATAGCACGTCTTATAGAAGA atttacAGAAATTTCGGAAGGTAGAATGCCTCTtggtataaaagaaataaaagttatagACAAAGATAGATCAAAAACGGATCCGAAAAAAGCTGCATTACGTTTATTGAAATTTGATGAAGAATTATATTCAGATAGTCATAGAagtaaacgaaagaagaagaaaaatgaacaatCAGatgaaaattctattaatgAATCACAAAGTGAGAGTACTACTTTAGAAtcaaataaagaattaaataaaaagaaaagagttaatCAAGATTTAAAATATAGTTCATATGAATCGAATGAAACAATAGAATcacgtttaaaaaattcaaagatgACCAAAGTACCAGCATTGATTATTAATCGTTctaagaataaacaaaaaaaacgaaatcaaCTTGAGAGAGGAATTTtaaaacataagaaaaatgacATGAGTACGATTGTAtctaataaagtaaataaacaaaaaatagggAAAACGAAATCAACTTTACGAATTCACGAAAAAAATACAACTAAAAATGTAATTGTAcacaaattgaaaaaattaaaaaataatatatgtggaCAATGGGATGTATCAGATAACATTGTTCCACCTATCTCTTTGACTCCAATTCACACTAAtgttaacgaaaataaaactaataacGTATGTAATACAGAACTTAATACATCGATGTCAAGCGATACAAATGATGCAACGTTCGATAAACAGATAGAATGGTTGAGACctacattaaaaaaatctata GCATCAACGGAACACCTccaagaacaaaataaatctattaatGATTCAAGATTAAAAAAACGCGTAAAGATCGTCTTACAGCGTAACACTTCTCAACATACGTCTGATTATATTCAACAAATCCGGAAAAGTCCAGCTATCCCTTTCGATGCTAATAAAAAACCTTTAGTAGGTGTTTTAAAAGCGAGCCCTATACCAAGTCCAGTAAATCCATTTTATAAAAGACACatcaaataa
- the LOC127062676 gene encoding chitin deacetylase 1 has product MSFRQRTLLCVILIIVTAQCQKNKKEEDKKDEEFTCPEGQGNGNFADPATCRRFYQCVDGYPYLNRCPSGLHFDDISKFCTFKNEARCGPIAATPPPVTDPPTDLAERCDTANCQLPYCFCSRDGTLIPGGLQPEETPQMIIMTFDGAINHNNFDHYQKIFTQDRLNPNNCPLKGTFFISHEYCNYNMVQSLAHDGHEIATETISLQKGLEDKGYEEWVGEMIGMREILKHFSNISANEIVGMRGPYLKPGRNTQYKVLEDFGYIYDSSIGISPLKTPIWPYTLDYKIPHECKAGTCPTKSFPGVWELPLNAHYVESYEGGHCPYLDQCVLHNHDPEEVFDWLQEDFNRYYEQNRAPYMMPFHTNWFQIKELERGLSKFLDWAVTLPDVYFVTATQALTWITDPKPVKSLNNFEGWSCKKKENIPGPPCNNPNKCALDFKPPESNFTTTRYLETCRECPYKYPWLGDAKGTGLYNDNYNPEKK; this is encoded by the exons atgtcGTTTCGACAAAGGACGCTTTTATGCGTCATCTTGATCATCGTCACAG CACAatgtcaaaaaaataaaaaggaagaagataaaaaagacgaagaattCACATGCCCGGAAGGTCAGGGAAATGGGAATTTCGCTGATCCTGCAACTTGTAGAAGATTTTATcag TGTGTAGATGGATATCCGTACTTAAATAGGTGTCCTTCGGGATTACACTTTGACGATATCAGCAAATTTTGCACTTTCAAGAATGAAGCTCGTTGTGGACCTATTGCTGCGA cTCCACCTCCCGTAACGGATCCTCCAACGGATCTTGCCGAAAGATGTGATACAGCAAATTGTCAGCTTCCATATTGTTTCTGTTCACGCGATGGAACGCTTATACCTGGTGGTCTTCAACCGGAAGAG aCGCCacagatgataataatgacatTTGATGGAGCgataaatcataataattttgatcatTATCAAAAGATTTTTACACAAGATCGATTAAATCCAAACAACTGTCCATTGAAAGGTACCTTTTTCATCTCTCATGagtattgtaattataatatggTACAAAGTCTAGCGCACGATGGTCATGAAATAGCTACGGAAACAATATC GCTTCAAAAAGGATTAGAAGATAAAGGTTACGAAGAATGGGTCGGTGAAATGATTGGAATGCGAGAAATTCTCAAGCATTTTAGTAACATTTCAGCGAATGAAATCGTTGGTATGCGAGGACCTTATTTGAAACCTGGTCGAAATACTCAATACAAAGTATTAGAAGATTTTggttatatatatgatagtaGTATCGGAATTTCACCTCTAAAAACACCTATATGGCCATACACTCTTGATTACAAAATACCTCATGAATGTAAAGCTGGTACCTGTCCCACTAAATCATTTCCAG gaGTATGGGAATTACCCCTAAATGCACATTATGTTGAGAGTTATGAAGGTGGACATTGTCCTTATCTGGATCAATGTGTCTTACATAATCATGATCCTGAAGAAGTATTTGACTGGTTACAAGAAGACTTCAATAGATATTATGAACAAAATAGAGCACCATATATGATGCCATTTCATACTAATTGGTTTCAAATAAAGGAACTTGAAAGAGGACTTTCTAAATTTCTTGATTGGGCAGTAACATT acCAGACGTTTACTTTGTGACTGCTACACAAGCATTAACTTGGATAACTGATCCAAAACCAGttaaatctttaaataattttgaaggTTGGtcatgtaagaaaaaagaaaatattcctgGACCACCATGTAATAATCCAAATAAATGTGCTTTGGACTTTAAGCCTCCAGAATCCAACTTCACTACAACTAG GTATTTGGAGACATGTAGAGAATGCCCTTATAAATACCCCTGGTTGGGAGATGCAAAAGGTACTGGATTATACAACGATAATTATAATcctgaaaaaaagtaa